GGCGGAGACCCCAATCAGGTTGTGTTTAAGGTAAAAGACTGCGCAGGTGATTGTGTCCAAAAGACCGGTGAGGACTGCGAAGCTTCCTGCCTTTTTAACGCTGTAGTAAGGGATATGGAAGGCAATGTTGTAATTAAGCATAACAACTGTTCAGGGTGCGGTAAGTGTGTTGAAGTTTGCAAAAATTATTCGCTGGTGGACAAAAAAGAGTTTGTTCCCATCATTAAACTCTTGAAAGACCGGAAACAACCGGTATTCGCCATTGTCGCCCCGGCATTTATTGGCCAGTACGCCCCCGAAATAACCCCAGGCAAGCTGCGTGCAGCATTTAAAAGGCTGGGGTTTTACGGTATGGTGGAAGTTGCTCTCTTTGCAGATATACTAACTTTGAAAGAAGCACTGGAATTTGACCGGCTGGTCACTAAAGAAGACCATTTTATGCTTACCAGTATGTGCTGCCCCATATGGTTTTCCATGGTAAAAAGGGTATACAAGGATCTTGTTCCCCACATATCACCCTCTGTATCGCCTATGGTGGCCTGTGGCAGAGGCATAAAATTCTTACACCCCGGGGCCAAAGTAGTATTTGTGGGCCCCTGCATCGCCAAAAAAGCTGAAGCAAAAGAGGAAGATATCAAGGATGCAGTTGATGCAGTGCTTACCTTTAAAGAAGTAGATCAGATCTTCGGAGTAGTGGGCATTGACCCGGCTAAAATGAGTGAAGACCCCAGTGAGCATTCGTCCACTGCCGGGAGAATTTACGCCAGGACCGGTGGTGTAAGCAAGGCCATCTCTGATACATTGAACAGGTTATGGCCGGAAAGAAAAATAAAAATTCGGGCTATACAGGCCGACGGACCCAAAGATTGCAAAGAAGTGCTCAAAGAAGCCCTGGAAGGGAAAATAGATGCTAACTTTTTGGAGGGCATGGGCT
This window of the Bacillota bacterium genome carries:
- a CDS encoding iron hydrogenase, translating into MYEQNTQSNYDDIFKRLVKAAYNGDVEQEINKIHQEGNETADKYALYASGGGDPNQVVFKVKDCAGDCVQKTGEDCEASCLFNAVVRDMEGNVVIKHNNCSGCGKCVEVCKNYSLVDKKEFVPIIKLLKDRKQPVFAIVAPAFIGQYAPEITPGKLRAAFKRLGFYGMVEVALFADILTLKEALEFDRLVTKEDHFMLTSMCCPIWFSMVKRVYKDLVPHISPSVSPMVACGRGIKFLHPGAKVVFVGPCIAKKAEAKEEDIKDAVDAVLTFKEVDQIFGVVGIDPAKMSEDPSEHSSTAGRIYARTGGVSKAISDTLNRLWPERKIKIRAIQADGPKDCKEVLKEALEGKIDANFLEGMGCPGGCVGGPRSVADVETGTKRVNEYGSEAESLTPVDNEHVMDLLKHLGIADIHEFLDSEKAAMFIRDFM